The Calidithermus timidus DSM 17022 nucleotide sequence AACAACCGCGAGCTGACCGTTTACCTGCTCAAGCGCCAGTAGCCGGCCACTCAGCCAAACAGGGTAAGCCGCGTATCCTGACCGGAAGGGGCGGGGGCTTCGATCACCCCCGCCGTCTGGTGTAGGTTGACCGTCACGAACTCGAAGGTCTCGTAGGGCTCGAGCTCCACGACGGGTTTTTGTGGCTGCAAAAGGTATAGGCCCGCCGCGTAGAGCGTCTGGAAGGGCTTGGTGGAGGAAAGATAGTCCGAAAGCCGCACTCCCTTAGGGATCTCCAGATCTCCGGCCAGCAAGTACGAGCCATACAGCAGGGCCAGCCGTTTTTTCTCCAGCATGGCCCTGGAGGTGCGCAGCGTGGCCGGTCGGCCCCCCACCAGCCAACGCAGCTGTGTTTTCTGCAGGGCCACGAAGGCACTGCTGGCCTTGAGTTCACCGGCCTCGGGAGGGTGCTTATGGCCCGCTTGATACAGCAGGGCGCCGGTTACCGGAAGGTACGCCTTGCCCTCGGCGTTCAGAAGGTCCGCCGTGCCGCTGCCGGGGATCAGGTAGATCTGCCCGTAGATGCGGTGTTCGGCGGTATGCACGCGGGCTTCGAAAGCTTCTCGCGGCTGTCGGTACACGGCTTAACTGTAACAGCTACAAGCGGCTTCTGGGGTCGAGCGCGTCCCGCAGGCCGTCGCCCAGGTAGTTGAACGCCAGCACCGTGAGGAAGATCATGAAACCCGGTGCCAGGGCCAGCCAGGGGGCGCTGAAGATGTACTCCTGGGCGTTGGTGAGCATGTTGCCCCAGGTGGCGACGGGGGGCTGGATGCCGAAGCCCAAGAAGGAGAGCGCAGCCTCGACCAGGATGGCATTGCCCACCTCGAGGGTGGCTTGCACGATGATGGGGGCGATGGCGTTGGGTACCAGGTGGCGGAACATCACCCGAGCCTCGGAAGCCCCCAGGGCCTGAGCCGCGGCGGCGAACTCCTGCTCGCGCAGGGAGAGGACGGCCCCGCGCACCAGCCGGGCGATGGTGATCCAGCCGAAGATCACCAGGATGCTGATGATGATGAACACGCTGGCCGCGCTGCCGAAGAGGGCCTCGGCCCAACGGCCCACCGCCACCCCAGGGTCGCGCAGCAGCGCCGAGAGCACCAGCAGCAGCGGCAGGGTAGGGATGGTCAGCATGAAGTCGATCAGGCGGCTGATGACGATGTCTAGGTCCAACTGCAACCGGCCCCACAAGCCCCAGACCGCGGCCAGGGCCACCAGGGCCCACACCAGTAGGAGGGCCAGGCTCGAGAGGGCGTTGCCCGGAGTCCAGCTTCCCCCCAGCACGGCCCGCACCGCGTCGGAGGCCAGCATCCAGCTCAGACGGGCCACGAAGTAGAGGAAAGCGTAGAAAAGCACCCAGGAGATCACCCGCCACAAGGCGAAGAGGGGAGGGTGCCAACCCTGAGGGGCCAGGGGGCCTACGTAAAAGCGCAGGGGGCGGCCCGAGAAATAGCCGGCCAGCGTGCCCAAGATGGTCCCCAAAATCACCGCCGAAATGGCCACGGTGAAGCCCACCAGCAGCGAGATGCGCGAGCCGTAGATGATGCGTGAGAGCACGTCGCGGCCTAGGTCGTCGGTGCCCAGCCAGTGCTCGCGGCTGGGGCCTTGAAAGTAAAAGGAAGCCAGATCGCCTCCGGTGGGTTGGGCGGTGGGGTCGTAGGGGGCCAGCAGGGGGGCTAGGAGGGCCATCAGCACCAGAAGGAGCACCACCACCAGGGCGCCCATGGCCAGGCGGTGCTTGCGGAAGCGGCGCCAGGCTAGGGCCCAGGCGCTTTGAGGTTTGGCAGGATGAGCGACGCTTAGCATGGCACCTCCTAGCTGTAGCGGATGCGGGGGTCTACCACCGCATACATGAGGTCGGTGATCAGGTTGAAGAGGGCGGTGAGAAAGGCCAGGAAAGCCAGGGCGGCCATGGCCACGTTGTAGTCCTTAGCCACCAGCGAGTCGAAGATGGCCCGTCCCATGCCCGGCCAGGAGAAGATGGTCTCGGTGATTACCGCCCCGCTCAGAACCCCGGGTATGGCCAGACCCACCACGGTCACGATAGGGATCAGGGCGTTTCGCAGGGCGTGTTTATAGAGCACCTTGCGCTCGGCCAACCCCTTGGCTCGAGCAGTGCGCACGAAGTCTTGGTTCAGCACCTCGAGCAGGCTGGCTCGCATGAAGCGGGTATAGGTGGCCATCTGGATCACCGAGAGGGCCAGAACCGGCAGAACCAGGTGCCAGGCCCACTGCCCGAGGAAAGCCAAAAACCCCACGTTGCCCGAGCGCACGTCCGACCACAGCAGGTTGGGCACCCCCCCGATGGGGAAGCGGGGGAAGAAGGCGAGGTGGTCGGGAATCCAGACCGTGAACAAGAACAAAAGCAGGATGCCCAAGAAGAAGACCGGCATGGAGTACCCCATGAAAGCCAGGGTGGTGATGGCGTAATCGGCGGTGGAGTACTGCCGCACCGCCGAGAAGATCCCCACCGGGATGGCCACCGCCAGGGAGATCAGCAGAGCCAGCCCGGAGAGCAGAAGGGTGTAGGGCAGGCGCTGCTGAAAGATGAACTGCGCTGCCGAGATGCCGTAGTCGCGGCTGAGGCCCAGGTCGCCTTGCAACGCCCGGCCCAGCCACTTGAAGTAACGCACGTAGATGGGCTGGTCCAGACCGTAGGCGCGCTTGAGGGCCTCGAGCTGCTCGGCGGTGATGCGGGGGTTGGCCTGACGCAACTGGTCCAATGGATCCCCCGGCTGCAAGGCCAGAAGCGCGTAGATCACCACCGAGGCCGCGAACAAAAGCGGCACCATCTGAAGCAGCCGGCGTACCGTGTAAGCAAACATTATCTCCTCAGTTTGTCCCTATATTACCTTTTCGACCTATGCCCGAAAGCGAGGCCCGCCCTGGGGCGGGCCTCAGTCTAAGTTGTTCTGAAGCCACCGTGAACTACCGGGCGGAGGGGGCGTACCTAGCCTGGTCCCACCTCTTCTGGGCTCCCCGGCTCTCCCAGCCAATCTCCCAAGCGTTCCAGCCTGGGTAGCCAAAACCGCCGGAGTAGGCCGAGACTACGTAGTTCACCAGGCCCTTCTTGACCACGTAGGGGTTGGAGCGGAAGTAAAGCGGCAGGGCCGGCACTTCCCTAGCCCAGATCTCCTGGGCCTGGGCGAAGAGATCTTTGCGCTCGCCCTCGTCGAACTCGATGGTGCCCTGGCTGGTCAGCCTGTCGAACTGGTCGTTGCGCCAGCCGCCGATGTTCTGACCCTGGTAGTTGTTGTCCTTGGTAGGTACGAAGATGGCCCCGGTGTTGAGGTTCTTGTACTGGAAGAGGCTGCCGTCTTCGGAGAGGCTCGAGATCCAAGCGAACTCGAACATCCCCGTCCACTTGCACTCGCTGGCCCGCTGGATGAAGTCGTCGGCGAAGACCACCGAGGAGGGGGCGTTGTTGATCTTGAGCGCGATGCCCACCTGCTTGAGGTTCTCCGCGAAGAACTGCTGGGTGCGCTCGCGCACGGCGTTGCCGGCAGTGGTCACGAACTCGATTTCGAAGCGCACGGTGCGGTTGCCCACGGTGCGCTGCAGGATGCCATCCGGCCCCGGCCTCCAGCCCAGCTCGGCCAGGAGCTGCTTGGCCCTGTTGGGGTCGTAGGGGTAGGTCTGCACCTTCTGGTTGGAGAGGGGATTCACCGGGGCGATCCAGGTGTGGGCCACCGGTTGGAGCCCATCGAAGAAGGCCTTGACCAGGCCCTCGCGGTTCATGGCGTACAGCAGCGCCTGGCGGGTGCGTACGTCGTTGAGCTGCAAGTCGGCTACCTGTTGGCAGTTGGTGAACTTGTTGATGTCGATGTGCTCCCAGATGGCCCCCGGTACGAACCAGATATCGAAGCGGCCTGGAGCGCGGCTGGTGAGCTGCTTGCTGCGCCCTTGGTCAAAGGTCAGGGCAACCGAGGAGGTGGCGTCGATGCCGCCCCCCAG carries:
- a CDS encoding peptide ABC transporter substrate-binding protein, translating into MRHLSKLAALWLIGAGLALAGPQDNSLVVGASQEPRVLMGDFLDVISNQAIKSEIQQYLFTPLVGFDANSQNTANLVTEVPTLANRRLRAVDIGGGKKRLEMDLTLKPGLKWSDGNDFTTEDIAFYYEVGKAKGMPVLNPDYWQRIKLTVKDKQNFTVTFEPAYYYDTYGSPIGYAPAHLLREEWNKTKAAAAPLDPDKDAQRLNELYRGFFNKFSTPQFLNSGKYPSMGPFKVSRWVPNSTLEMVRNPNFPLIPAGGADKYVQKVVYRFIQNTNSLLVAILGGGIDATSSVALTFDQGRSKQLTSRAPGRFDIWFVPGAIWEHIDINKFTNCQQVADLQLNDVRTRQALLYAMNREGLVKAFFDGLQPVAHTWIAPVNPLSNQKVQTYPYDPNRAKQLLAELGWRPGPDGILQRTVGNRTVRFEIEFVTTAGNAVRERTQQFFAENLKQVGIALKINNAPSSVVFADDFIQRASECKWTGMFEFAWISSLSEDGSLFQYKNLNTGAIFVPTKDNNYQGQNIGGWRNDQFDRLTSQGTIEFDEGERKDLFAQAQEIWAREVPALPLYFRSNPYVVKKGLVNYVVSAYSGGFGYPGWNAWEIGWESRGAQKRWDQARYAPSAR
- a CDS encoding ABC transporter permease, producing the protein MLSVAHPAKPQSAWALAWRRFRKHRLAMGALVVVLLLVLMALLAPLLAPYDPTAQPTGGDLASFYFQGPSREHWLGTDDLGRDVLSRIIYGSRISLLVGFTVAISAVILGTILGTLAGYFSGRPLRFYVGPLAPQGWHPPLFALWRVISWVLFYAFLYFVARLSWMLASDAVRAVLGGSWTPGNALSSLALLLVWALVALAAVWGLWGRLQLDLDIVISRLIDFMLTIPTLPLLLVLSALLRDPGVAVGRWAEALFGSAASVFIIISILVIFGWITIARLVRGAVLSLREQEFAAAAQALGASEARVMFRHLVPNAIAPIIVQATLEVGNAILVEAALSFLGFGIQPPVATWGNMLTNAQEYIFSAPWLALAPGFMIFLTVLAFNYLGDGLRDALDPRSRL
- a CDS encoding ABC transporter permease — protein: MFAYTVRRLLQMVPLLFAASVVIYALLALQPGDPLDQLRQANPRITAEQLEALKRAYGLDQPIYVRYFKWLGRALQGDLGLSRDYGISAAQFIFQQRLPYTLLLSGLALLISLAVAIPVGIFSAVRQYSTADYAITTLAFMGYSMPVFFLGILLLFLFTVWIPDHLAFFPRFPIGGVPNLLWSDVRSGNVGFLAFLGQWAWHLVLPVLALSVIQMATYTRFMRASLLEVLNQDFVRTARAKGLAERKVLYKHALRNALIPIVTVVGLAIPGVLSGAVITETIFSWPGMGRAIFDSLVAKDYNVAMAALAFLAFLTALFNLITDLMYAVVDPRIRYS